The Candidatus Brocadiaceae bacterium nucleotide sequence ACCACACCCCGTCGCTCTACCACCGGACGGCGAGCGAGGCGATCAGCGGGGTCGTGGCGCGGTTCGTCAGCGACCTGGCCGAAGGCCGGCCGAACCCCGTGCTGGAGAAGGCCACCATCATCCGCGAGGGCCGCATCCTGGACGAGCGCATCGCACGCTTCCAGAAGCGCACGTGAGCCGGCCGCTCTCCGGGGAACCGCCGTTCCCGCGAATCGGCCGCGCCGAGAGGCTACAATCCCCGCCTGTCGGGCACTCCCGGCGCCGTTCACCATGAGGAGGCGTTGTCATGACTCGATGGGAACTGCCGTTTCGCCAGATCCACCTGGATTTTCACACGAGCGAAGACATTCCCGACGTGGGCGCGGACTTCGACGCCGAGGAGTTCGCCGCCACCCTGGAGAAGGCGCACGTCAACTCCGTCACCGCGTTCGGCCGGTGCCATCACGGCTGGATCTACTTCGATTCAAGGGAATTCCCCGAGCGCGTCCACCCGACGCTCGCCCGCCGCGACCTGCTCAGGGAGCAGATCGAGGCCTGCCACGCGCGCGGCATCCGCGTGCCCATCTACACAACCGTTCAGTGGGACCACTACACTTCCCAGCGCCATCCGGAGTGGTGCGTCCTGGACCCGGACGGCAGGCTGTCCGGCACCCCGCCGTACGAGGCCGGCTTCTACCGCTACCTCTGCGTCAACACGCCCTACCGGGAATTTCTCAAGCTCCACGTGCGGGAGATGCTCGAGACGCTGCCCGTCGATGGGTTCTTCTTCGACATCGTCCAGCACCGCGACTGCTCCTGCCGCGGCTGCCGGGACGATATGGAGGCAGCCGGGCTCGACCCGGCCGTCCACGCAGACCGCATGCGCCATGCGAAGCAGATGCTCGATGCGTTCAAGCAGGACATGACCGAGTTCGTGCGGCGGTTCAACAAGGACTGCCTCGTCTTCTACAACGCCGGGCACGTCGGGCCCGCCGTGCGGGATTCGGCCCCGGCCTACACGCACTTCGAAGTGGAGTCCCTTCCGAGCGGCGGCTGGGGCTACATCCACTTCCCGCTGTCCGTCCGCTACGCGCGCACGCTCGGCCGGGACTGCCTGAGCCACACCGGGAAGTTCCACACCGCCTGGGGAGATTTCCACTCGTTCAAGAACCGGCCGGCACTCGAATTCGAGTGCCTGCGCATGCTGGCGCTGAACGCGAAGTGCGACGTGGGCGACCAGCTCCACCCGCGCGGCCGGCTCTGCCCGCACGTCTACGACCTGATCGGGTCGGTCTACAGCCTGGTCGAGGCGAGGGAGCCCTGGTGCGCGGGCGCCCGGGCCGTCGCGGAGATCGGCGTTCTGACGCCGGAGGAGTTCACCGGCCGGCGCGAGGCCGCCGCCGGCGCGGTGCGTATCCTGCAGGAAGGCGCGCGGCAGTTCGACGTGCTCGACACGCGCAGCGACTGGGCGCCGTACAAGCTGCTCGTGCTGCCCGATCACGTGCCCGTGGACGACGAGCTGGCCGCCCGGCTGCAGGGCTACCTCGACGCCGGAGGCCGGCTGATCGCTTCCTTCGAGTCCGGCCTGACCCCCTCGAAGGACCGCTTCGCGGCGGCAGGGCTCGGCGTGCGGCTCCGGCCGAACCCGACGCGGTGCCCCGACGGCCGGCTCGCGCGCGATACCGGGTGGGAGGGCCGCAGCGCATACGCCGAATACGTCCTCCCGTCGGGTGCCATCGGGCAGGGCCTGCCGCCCACCGAACACGTGATGTACGCGAAGGGCGTCGAAGTCGAAGCGCAGCCCGGAACGGACGTCCTGGCCCCCGTGATCGCATCCTACTTCGACCGCACGAGCGAACACTTCTGCTCGCACCGCCAGACGCCGTCTTCGGGCCGGCCCGACTACCCCGGCATCGTGCGCCGGGGCGGCGCCGTCTACTTCGCACACCCCGTCTTCAGCCTCTACAACGCGTGGGCGCCGCGCTGGTGCCGGACGCTCCTCCTGAACGCCGTGGACATGCTGCTGCCCGAGCCCCTGCTGCGCCACGACGGCCCGACGGGCCTCATGGCGACGGTGAACGAGCAGGCCGCCGAGCGGCGCTGGATCGTGCACCTGCTCCATTACGTGCCCGAACGGCGCGGGCGTGAGCTGGACGTGATCGAGGACGTGATCCCGCTGTTCGGGCTGAACGTATCGGTCAAGGTGCCGGGGACGGTTCGGTCCGTGCGCAGGGTGCCCGACGGCGGGCCGCTGGAGTTCCGCTTCGAAGGCGGTCGGGTGGACTTCCTCCTGCAGCGCCTCGACGGCCACGCCATGGTGGAACTGGCGTTCTGAACGCCCGCGCGCCGGCCGCCGGCCCGTCAGCGGCTCCGGGGGGTGTAGGCGCCCTGGAAGGTCCAGGCGCGGAACATGTTCCCGGTCGCGTAGGCGACCGAGACGATCATCCGGGCCGAGGTCCCGCGGGCGTTCGTCGGGTAGAACTGCACCGTGTAGTAGAAGCCGGGGTAGAACGGATGTTCCCGGGCGACGGTAACGGGCGTGCCGGCCTTGTGCGCGACGGCCGCCGTGCCGCCCACGCCGCGGTCGAACTTGCCGTCGTTGTTTGCGTCGCTGATCGTGAAGGAGGTCGCACTGCGCGCGTCGTAGCGCATCCACTCCTCGTCCACGACGATGTAGCCGGGCACCGGCGCCCCGGCATCTGACCCATCGGGGAGCCCCTGGGGGTTGCCGTTCACGAGGACCGTGTCGTCATCGTGGTCAATGTCCGCGTCCAGCACGTAGAACCATGTGCGCGGCTGCAGGATCGGGTCGCCCTGCACGTACGAACCGCCGGGCCCGGCCACGTGGTCGCAGGTCGCGAATCTGTTGGCCAGCCTGCGGCTGTAGTAGATCAGGTCGCTGCCGATCAGGAACGGTCCCTCCGTGCGGGTGTCTTCCTGTTCCGCCTGCAGCGGGAAGAAGTTGTGCCGGATGGGGTAGAGGTCGAAGTTCGCCGAGGGGTAGTCCATCTCGGCCTGTGTCGTCTGGACGTCGAAGCTGCCGTCGCCGGCGCTCGCCGTCGGCTGGTTCAGGTCCGTCTTGGCGAAGACCTCGCTGAAGCGCACATCCTGGGCCTCGGCGATGAGTTCCTCGGCGATGAAGGCGGCCGTGCGGCGGTTGGACGCTTCGGCGTGGAGGACGCCGGCGGTGACGAAGAGGCTGACGATACTGACCGAACCGGTCAGGAACACGGCCAGCCCCAGGAGGACCTCCGTCAGCGTCATGCCGGACCGACGGCCGGCGCCGCGTGCAAGCGTTTTGCAGATGCGATGCATGTCCGCCTCCTTCGCCGGCCCATGGCCGGGGCGCCGGCCCGCAGCCGGCGGGGTTGTCACCAGGATTCCCTGCCAGTGAGGTTGCGGAAGACGCGGCTGAACGTGAAGCCGAACTCGACTGGCGCGCCGACGGCGTGGGCGACCTCCGCCGTGCCGCGGACAGCGCGCTCACACCCGGTGAAGGTCTGCGTGTCCTCGTCGAATGCCTCGAACCGGATCCACTCGTCCTCGATGCGGATGTAGGGCCACCGGGTGTTGTAGGCCGGCACATTGCCCCGCACGCGGATGCTGTCCCCGAGGTCCTCCACCACCTCCAGGCGCCCGACGCCGGGCAGCCGGTCCGGCGGCGTCGTCACGACCACCACCATGATCGCCGAGGGGAAGACGTTGTCGTCGACCCGCTCCTCTTCTGTGGCATAGTCGTCGGGATCGGCGAAGCCGGGCTGGCCCCAGTCCATCCGGAATGACGGCGTTGAGGCGTCGTCCAGCCGGTCGCTGTCCCACGCGAACAGCGGGCCGCAGGTGGTCGGCTTATACGAGTTGGTCCAGACGTGGAAATCCGGGTCGCCCCGGCCCTCCCAGGTGGTCGTGTACTGGCTCCAGCAGCGGACTTCGAAGTGGAGCACGTTCTCGGCCAGCGGCAGCGCCTTCCCCTTGATGCGGTCGGCGGTCGCAAGCACGTCCCTGTCGAAGAACGTATGCCCGGGATCGTCCAGGTTGACGGGGTCGTCTCCTATGGGCGAGAGCACCGCGCGGTAGAGCGTGTCGGAGTCGTCGCCGTCCAGCCCGCGCAGGTAGGCCACCTCGCAGAGGCCCTCGAGCGGGGCCAGGTCATCCTCCATGTCGATCAGGTTGTAGACGCCGGTCGCGTTGGCGACGTCGCCGGCCGCGCGCAGGTAGGGGTTGAGGGTCTGGTCGGGAAGCCCCCGGACGAACCGCAGCCTCTGCCGGCCCTCATCGTCCCCGTCCACCCAGAACTTGATGCGCATGTCGTAGTCTTCGGCTTCCTTGTTCCAGAACTGGCTCCGGCAGGCCCCGATGTCGTCGGCGATCTGGTGGAAGACGATGGTGGCGGCGTCGTAGGCGGCGGCGCGGCGATGGCCGATCCGCCACAGGCTGCTGCCATACTGCAGGGTGCGGATGGCGATCGAGCCGAAGATGATCACCAGCGTCATGGCGACCAGCATCTCGACAAGCGTAAACCCGGCCCGGCGCCGGGACGCCGCCCTGGCCTGCGTCGCACAGCGCCTGCCCGTGAGTCCTGTCGTTTGTCGCTCTCGACTGATCATGTCTGTCTATCCCTCACAGGCGGCTCAGAAAGTCATGGGCTCGGGGACCATCTCGATTCGGACTTCGTCCAGCTCCACCATCTCCGACCAGCCGCCGCCCGGCACGGGCGCGCCGGCTTCATAGGTGGTGCTGTAGGGCTCCGTCTCGGACAGGTCGAAGTAGAACCGCACTTCGACCCGGGTGTTGACCACCGGCCGCTCGCCGGCGCCGTTGGAGAGCGAGAGCACGTCCTCCTGGTCGCCCTCGTTGCAGATCCGGCCCCAGATGTTGTCTGCCGCGCTCGCGTCCGGGTTCGTGTTCCAGGGCTCCGTGTCGTCGATCTTGACGACGACGGCGACCTGCTGGCCCTCTTCGAGTGGCTCCTTGAAGCGCCACCGCACGGTCCGCAGCCGGCCCGGGCGGTCGACGCTGAAGCTGTACATGCACATGTCGCCGCCCAGTTCGGCCCCCGTGTATCCCGTATGGTTGCCCCAGGCGGTTCCGACCTGATAGCGATCCAGGTGCCGCACGGGCACGTGGCGGACGATGTCGCCGGCCGCATGGCCTGCGGCGGCCGTGTTGTAGCAGCCGCGCCGGTAGCCGCCGCCAAGCCGCAGCTCGCCTTGCGGAGGCGTGCCCCAGGCCGCGATTTCCTCGTAGGCCAGGATCTCGTCGCCGATCTTCACGTAGCCGGTGAGGGGCAGCACCGAGGCGTCCTCCACCGCGATGGCGGTGTCGCCGGCCCCAACGCCGGCGACCAGCCGGGTGGCCGGCAGGAAGCTGAGCGGGATGACCGCGCGCCAGCCCTCATGGACCTCGGCGAAGCCGCCGCCCAGCGGGGTCAGGTCGTCGCGCATCTGCGCCACACCGGCGAACGTGTGCCCCGGCGGCGAGAGGAACTCCTGGTAGCTGTAGATGTGCCCGGCCACCATGAACAGCCCGCTGAGGGGCATCTCGGCCCGGCCCAGGGCCTCGGCCATGTCGAAGGCGCTCCCCGCCTCGCGCCCCAGCAGCGGCCAGCCGGTGGCGTCGTCCCAGGTCCACCGCTCGACCGTTCCGTCGGTCGCGGCGGCGCTCCAGTCGGCAGCAGCCACCCGCAGATTCGGCAGGGCCGTCAGGCGCAGTTCGTCCAGTTCGCCCTCGAAGACCTCGCCGCCGTCCCGCGCACCGCCGAGGCTGAGTTCGCTCCCCACGGGGCCGCACGGCAGGGTGCCCGACAGCAGGGGCGTGCCCGCCAGCACGGCGGCCGTGTGCTTGACGAGCACCTTCCACCGGTCCTCCGGCAGCAGGTCGCCGGCTCCTTCCAGCGGGTAGAGCGTCGGGTCCAGCCCGATCCACCGGAAGTCGTGGTACGCCGCCCAGGTCGGCCAGGCGCCCATCGGGTGCGAGGTCCCGACGATATACGAGTTCGCGGGAACCGCGCCCCGGTCATAGGAGCCGTTGCCCAGGTCCGTGTGGTACCACAGCGAGACCTCGTCGGTTGCCACGGGGGGCTGCCAGCCGGCCGAATGCACCGTGGTGCGGACGACGGGCAGCATCAGGGCCACCAGCTCGCCCCGCATGTGCGTCTCTTCGAGGCCCTTCGCGCTTCCGTCCGCGAAATCCACCAGATGGAGGGCGTCGACCTCCACCATGTTCCCGCTGCCGGGCGGATCCTCGACCCAGTATGTGCCCTTGGCGTCGTAGGCGTAGGCGTGTCCGGCGGAGCCGATGACGACGGCGCCCTGCTCCGGCAGCCACGAGGCATCGTCCAGGCCGATGTAGCCCAGCGTCAGGGGCCACTCGCCGGTCGGCCCGGGGCCCCAGGTGACCGCCGCCGTGCGGTTCGGATAGGCCATGGCGACCGGCAGGAAGGAGCCCTCCTGCACGGCGCCCGGGCCCGCCTGGCCGGTCGGGTGATGGAACGTCCAGTCCATTTCCCGATCGTAGATGCCGTCGATGAACATGGCGATCTCGTTGCGGAACGTGCCCGCGACAGCCACCGCCACGTGGTACCACCGGTTGGACTCCAGGGGGATGTCGGAGACGGCCTCCACGTAGCCCTCGTATCCGGCGAGCGTCCGGTCGCCGACGGGCTCGTCGATGCGGAGCTTCAGCCGGCCGTCCTCCAGGTAGACGCGCACCTGGTTGATCGCCGTCAGCGCGTCGGGGTCGGCTCCGTCGCCGAGGTCCACCAATAGCTGCCGCGAGGTCACGTCGTCGGCGGGCCGCATCCAGAACTCCACGGCGAAAGGCTGGATGGTGGCGTCGCGCGAGTCGGCTTCGACGTGCCGCTCCCCGGCGACCGCGTCGTAGTGCGTGCGGTAAGCGAGCCGCGTGGACCGCAGGCCCTCGCTCGTTGTGTTCGTCACGTCGGCCTCTGTGCCCAGCACCATCTCCGTGTCGGCGGCGATGGAGAAGTCCAGGTCGAAGCTCGGCGTGCTCTCGTGCAGCCCCTCCTGAAGCGTCGTGTAGCGGGTGGCGTTCAACTGGTCCAGGAGAGGAGCCACCGTGCCGACGCCGTCGTCGAGGTCCTCGTAGACGTCCGTCGTTGCGGCGTCAAACGTCGCGGGATCGAAGCCCATGTTGATGGGGTTGGTGAGGAAGTTCCCGTTGCCGCCGGCCGTCTGCCAGTGGGTCCAGAAGTCCTTCTGGCTCCGCAGGACCCAGTAGAGGGGGTCGAGCGGCGGGGCGACGTCGTAGATGCGCGCGATCGCCAGGCCGGCGTTCACGGGCACCTGGGCGATGGGCGTGCCGGCCCGGTCGTCGACGATGCCCACCGAGTCGATGCCGATCATCGTGCCGCTGTTGAACCGCAGGGGCACGGTGGAGACGGCCGGCCAATCCGCCGGGTCGGTGTCGAAGTTGTGCCTCAGCAACTGCACCTGCGCGGCGGAGAGCGAGGCTACGGTGCCGAAGAAGGCGTCCAGATCCGCCCGGTCGACGAACCAGTTCTCGCCGGAGGTACGGTCGAGCAGCGCTTGGGCCACGGCGTCCGCTTCGGCCGGCCCGATGCTCGTCGTGTCGTCGCTGATGCCATCCAGGATCGAGCGCAGGACGATGTCGCTCGTGACGGTGTTGATGTTGATCGCGTGCCGCGCCTCGGCGTGGAGTTCGTCGGGGTCCGCGCCGCCGCTCTGATACTCCTCGTACAGGTCGATCTCCCAGGAGATCACGCAGCCGTCCAGAGACCGCCCCGCGTCGTGGTCCACACCGGATGTGCCGAACTCCCCGCGCGTGACGCCGGTCAGCAGCGGGTAGGGCGCCGCCGTGGCGTCGATGCCCGTGTAGCTGATCCACTCGTGTCCCTCCACCGGGTCCTCGATGCGGATGTAGCCCGTGGCGCCGTCCATCAGGCGGAACCCGGCGACGCTGGTGACCGGGATGTCCGCTGGAGACTCGTCGATGTCCTCGGCCAGTTGTGTGTCTTCGTTGCGGGAGGAGACGATGCGGTACTCCGCGTCCCCGGTCGGCGTGTCCGTCAGCCGCACGATGGTGCCGAGCCCGATGCCGTTGGCGGAACTCAGGTTCGCCGAAGACTGGTCTGTGGCCGCGTCGCCTCCGCTCGGGCCGGCCTCGATGTTGCCCTGGAGTGCAAAGGGTCCCTGCCAGCGGGAGGTGCCGGTGTGTTCCGAATGGACCGTGACGTAGCGGCGAAGCTTGTCGAAGTCGGCGGCGCTCAGCGGCGCGCTGGTCGCGCCCCAATAGGTCCCGTCCGCGTCCGCGATGTTCTTGAGCATGCTGAGGTTCTGGAAGGGGGTGTATTCGATGTCGGTCGACGTCTTCCACCAGGTGTAGTAGAGCCGGTAGTTGGAGATGGCCCGGGCGATGTCCATCCGGTTGCCGGCGTCGGTGCCGATCCCCAGCTCCTCCAGCAGGTTCAGGATCACGTCGTAGGGCGCCGTGTTGATGTTGATGAGCGCCTGCTGGTCCTGCACGGTCAGATGCCACAGCGCGCTGTCGGGGTAGAAGGACACGATGGCGCCGGGCGCATGCGCCTCCGGTGTCGTCCCGAACAGGCCCCGGTGCTCGTCGAGCACCGTCAGGGTTCCGTGCGGGAAGTCGGCGCTGCTCGGGTCCATGTCGTCCCGGCGGACGTAGGCCAGCCACTCGTTGTTCACGCGGATGTAGCCGTCGACCGTGTTGTCGTCCCCGTCGTTCGGGAATCCGAGGGCGTTCTCAACGGTCAGGGTCCCGCCGCCGGCAGCGCCCAGGGTGCTGGCGGTGGCCCGCGTGCGCAGCGTGACGTGGAACTCCCAGGGCGTGTCGACCGCCGGATCATTGAACGGGAAGAAGGCGTCGGGCGTGGCGCTCGCGAATGCCTGGTCTTCGAGGGCGTAGACGCCGCGGCTCAGCACGGCGATGGCGTGGCTGACGGCGCCCTGGGCGCCGGCGCGGGCGCGGACCGCGTGCAGGGCCTGCGTGCCCGAGCCGTGCTGCATGCGCATGAAGACGGCGAAGGGCAGGGCCAGCAGGAACATGGCGGCCAGCACGATGAGGGCCAGCATCAGCGCGGCCCCCCGGCGGCCGTCCCGTCCGCCCGGGATGCGGGCCCGCGGGCCCGGTGTGGTGTCGCTCGTGGTTCTCATGCGTTCTGCCTCGCTTCTGTGCCGCGCTGTCATGGCCAGACCACCCGGCCCACCACGCCCGCCGGCGTCACGCGCACGACGCGGGCGAACCAGACGGGGTCGCCCGCGTCGTGCGCATCCGCCAGCGTCCCGTACGCGGCGCGGCGGTCGTTGAACTGAATCAGGTTGAGGTTCGCGCCGGCGGCCGAGTCATACCGGATCAGTTCGTAGTACACCTCCCCGGCGTCTTCGCTGCGTATGAGCACGATGCCGCCGTCGGGCGGCATGGGGTTGCGGCCCTGCAGGGGGAGTGTCAGGGCGTCGACGGCGACGTCGCCGGCGAGTTCGGCCATCTGGTAGGGGTCGCCGACCGCGATGAAGACGTCGCCGCCGTGGTAGGCGATGTCGAGCCGGCCCTGTCCGTCGAAGTGGATGGCGCCGTGGGAGGAGAAGATCGGGACGCCCTCGGGCATCCGGGTGCGCTCGCCGCCGGCCACCGACAGGATCTTGGGCTGGTCGATCCGGCCCTGCATGTACACCGTGGTCCCCATGGGGGGGAACAGCGCGGCGCCGATCGTCAGGTTCGCCCCCCGGGCGGCGCGGATCCGCTGGGGCGCGACGAATGTCACGTCCGTGTTCTGCGGCGGGTTGGGCGGGTTGGGATCGGCCACGGGGTTATCGTCTTCGGGCTGACGAGAGCTGTCCAGGTCGGCCAGGACGCCGTTGACGAACAGGCGCGCTTCATAGCCGTCGAACTCGATGGCCACATGGCTCCATTCCTGCCCGGCGATCTCGAAATCCTCATGGGCCCTGAGCATGATCGCCGTGTTGGCAGGGTCGTCGTCCAGGAAGAAGCCGCCGCAGGGCGCATATCGCTCCGGGGACGTGCCGGTGCAGACGAGTCCCATGGCGTAGCCGGCGGCGTCGGGGTTCACACTGGACTTGCCCATCACGCCCAGCAGTTCACCAGTGGCTACGGTCGGTGCGTCCGGCCACACCCAGGTCTCGATGCGGACGCCGTCGGTCTGGTTGAAGACGGGCGGATTCCCGCAGTCGATGTAGTCGTCGCCGTCAAACGCCAGGCTGAGCCCCACGGCGCCTCCGTGGCCCTGGGTGACGCCGCCGTTCACCTCGCCGTCGTAGCCCTTCGCGCCGGGGGTGATGGTGCCGTCGATGTGTTCGAAGTGCCAGGCGCCCTCGATGGAGGTCGAGAGGCCGTAGATGGAGCGTTCGACGGGGTCGATGCGGACCAGAGCGCCGCGGCCGCTGTCGACGGCGGAGATCTGGGCCCGCCGCAGCAGGCTCTGGATGTCCTGCGCGGCGCCTTCGCGGCTGGTGCGCCGCCCGACCGCGGAGAACGACGCGACCAGCATGCCGGCGACGACGGCGGCGATGGCCATCACGACCAGCAGTTCGATGAGGGTGATGCCGCTGCGCGGCCTGCTCTGGTGCCGGATGCGCCCCATGGCCTCACTCCTCCCAGTTGGTGAGCTTTCCGGACTTCTTCCACCAGCCGGGCAACCAGCCGGGCTCGGTCGGGACAGGCAGGCCGCCGTCCTCATCGCAGCCGGCCATGCCCTCCAGCCCCCAACTGAAGAGCTGGAAGGTGTTCAGGTTCGGGTGGTTGTCCGTCGTCGTGCCGTAGTAGCTGCGGGCATAGCAGGGCTGGAGAACCCCATCGACATCCGCGTACGGGAGGGCTTCCGTGCCGGTTGCCGGGGCATACCACACGTCGTTCTCCTCGTCCCAGCCGTCGTAGTCGGCGTAGTAGCGGTTGTGGACGTAGACGAGCGGGTTGCCCCAGTAGTCGACGATCTCGAAGATCTGGCGGCCGCCGAAGTACCAGTTGGTGGCCTGGGCGACGTCATTCTGAAGGGTGTCGTTCTCCCGGTCATCGGGGGCGGCGTTCAGGTCGTCGGGCACGTCGACGTTGCGCAGCCAGTCGCCTTCCGGTTGGAGGTAAGGTCCGCCGGTCCGGCTTGCCAGGCACGCGACGAAGACCTCGATGCCTTCGTTGATGGTGCTGGGCTCCGTGCCCGTGTCCAAGCCGTCCAGGTGGCCGTCTATGTCGTTGTAGTCGAACAGCTCGGCGAGTTCGTCCCAGTGCATGGGCGGGTATTGGCCGTAGTCGTTGAAGAAGGCCGTGGCGGCCAGCTCGCACTGGCGGATTCGGGCCACGGTGACGGTCACTCCCGACCTGTTCATGGCGGCGATGATGGCCGGGGTGAGCAGTCCGGCCAGCACGGCGATGATGGTGATCACGACGAGCAGTTCCACCAGGGTGAACGCTGCCCGCCCGGCGACGTTTCGTTCCACATGCATCGTTCGGCTCCTTTCCCTGTATTCAGCCGGCCGATGCCCGACAGCCGGGCCGGCGGCGCCTGTGCGTCTTGTGGACGGTGCACCCATCACTTCGTACTCCCGGAGAGCGCGCTCATTATCGAGACCAGGGGCATGAAGAGTGCGATGACGATGAAGCCGACGACGACACCCATGCCGACGACCAGGATGGGCTCCATGAGGCGGGTGAGGCCTTCGACGGCCACGTCGACCTCCTGGTCGTAGTTGTCGGCCACCTTCATGAGCATCGCGTCGAGGTTGCCGGTCTCCTCTCCGACGTCGATCATGTTCACGACGATGTCATCGCAGACCTTGCTCTGTCCGAGGGGTGCGGCAATGGGGTCGCCCTCGCGGACGCTGTCGTGCACGGACTGGATGGCGTTGGCGAGCACCATGTTGCCGGCGGTGTCGCGGGAGATGTTCAGGGCCTCCAGGATGGGCACGCCGCTGCCGATCAGGGTGCCGAAGGTGCGGGTGAAGCGCGCGATGGCCGACTTGTTGACGATACTGCCGAACAGGGGCACGTGGAACTTGGTCCAGTCGACGGTCAGCCGGCCGATGCGGGTGCTGACGATGATCTTGTAGAGGACGAAGATGCCGACCGGGACCGCCGGCAGGAC carries:
- a CDS encoding type II secretion system protein — encoded protein: MISRERQTTGLTGRRCATQARAASRRRAGFTLVEMLVAMTLVIIFGSIAIRTLQYGSSLWRIGHRRAAAYDAATIVFHQIADDIGACRSQFWNKEAEDYDMRIKFWVDGDDEGRQRLRFVRGLPDQTLNPYLRAAGDVANATGVYNLIDMEDDLAPLEGLCEVAYLRGLDGDDSDTLYRAVLSPIGDDPVNLDDPGHTFFDRDVLATADRIKGKALPLAENVLHFEVRCWSQYTTTWEGRGDPDFHVWTNSYKPTTCGPLFAWDSDRLDDASTPSFRMDWGQPGFADPDDYATEEERVDDNVFPSAIMVVVVTTPPDRLPGVGRLEVVEDLGDSIRVRGNVPAYNTRWPYIRIEDEWIRFEAFDEDTQTFTGCERAVRGTAEVAHAVGAPVEFGFTFSRVFRNLTGRESW
- a CDS encoding beta-galactosidase; its protein translation is MTRWELPFRQIHLDFHTSEDIPDVGADFDAEEFAATLEKAHVNSVTAFGRCHHGWIYFDSREFPERVHPTLARRDLLREQIEACHARGIRVPIYTTVQWDHYTSQRHPEWCVLDPDGRLSGTPPYEAGFYRYLCVNTPYREFLKLHVREMLETLPVDGFFFDIVQHRDCSCRGCRDDMEAAGLDPAVHADRMRHAKQMLDAFKQDMTEFVRRFNKDCLVFYNAGHVGPAVRDSAPAYTHFEVESLPSGGWGYIHFPLSVRYARTLGRDCLSHTGKFHTAWGDFHSFKNRPALEFECLRMLALNAKCDVGDQLHPRGRLCPHVYDLIGSVYSLVEAREPWCAGARAVAEIGVLTPEEFTGRREAAAGAVRILQEGARQFDVLDTRSDWAPYKLLVLPDHVPVDDELAARLQGYLDAGGRLIASFESGLTPSKDRFAAAGLGVRLRPNPTRCPDGRLARDTGWEGRSAYAEYVLPSGAIGQGLPPTEHVMYAKGVEVEAQPGTDVLAPVIASYFDRTSEHFCSHRQTPSSGRPDYPGIVRRGGAVYFAHPVFSLYNAWAPRWCRTLLLNAVDMLLPEPLLRHDGPTGLMATVNEQAAERRWIVHLLHYVPERRGRELDVIEDVIPLFGLNVSVKVPGTVRSVRRVPDGGPLEFRFEGGRVDFLLQRLDGHAMVELAF
- a CDS encoding N(5)-(carboxyethyl)ornithine synthase, with protein sequence HTPSLYHRTASEAISGVVARFVSDLAEGRPNPVLEKATIIREGRILDERIARFQKRT
- a CDS encoding LamG domain-containing protein, producing MRTTSDTTPGPRARIPGGRDGRRGAALMLALIVLAAMFLLALPFAVFMRMQHGSGTQALHAVRARAGAQGAVSHAIAVLSRGVYALEDQAFASATPDAFFPFNDPAVDTPWEFHVTLRTRATASTLGAAGGGTLTVENALGFPNDGDDNTVDGYIRVNNEWLAYVRRDDMDPSSADFPHGTLTVLDEHRGLFGTTPEAHAPGAIVSFYPDSALWHLTVQDQQALININTAPYDVILNLLEELGIGTDAGNRMDIARAISNYRLYYTWWKTSTDIEYTPFQNLSMLKNIADADGTYWGATSAPLSAADFDKLRRYVTVHSEHTGTSRWQGPFALQGNIEAGPSGGDAATDQSSANLSSANGIGLGTIVRLTDTPTGDAEYRIVSSRNEDTQLAEDIDESPADIPVTSVAGFRLMDGATGYIRIEDPVEGHEWISYTGIDATAAPYPLLTGVTRGEFGTSGVDHDAGRSLDGCVISWEIDLYEEYQSGGADPDELHAEARHAININTVTSDIVLRSILDGISDDTTSIGPAEADAVAQALLDRTSGENWFVDRADLDAFFGTVASLSAAQVQLLRHNFDTDPADWPAVSTVPLRFNSGTMIGIDSVGIVDDRAGTPIAQVPVNAGLAIARIYDVAPPLDPLYWVLRSQKDFWTHWQTAGGNGNFLTNPINMGFDPATFDAATTDVYEDLDDGVGTVAPLLDQLNATRYTTLQEGLHESTPSFDLDFSIAADTEMVLGTEADVTNTTSEGLRSTRLAYRTHYDAVAGERHVEADSRDATIQPFAVEFWMRPADDVTSRQLLVDLGDGADPDALTAINQVRVYLEDGRLKLRIDEPVGDRTLAGYEGYVEAVSDIPLESNRWYHVAVAVAGTFRNEIAMFIDGIYDREMDWTFHHPTGQAGPGAVQEGSFLPVAMAYPNRTAAVTWGPGPTGEWPLTLGYIGLDDASWLPEQGAVVIGSAGHAYAYDAKGTYWVEDPPGSGNMVEVDALHLVDFADGSAKGLEETHMRGELVALMLPVVRTTVHSAGWQPPVATDEVSLWYHTDLGNGSYDRGAVPANSYIVGTSHPMGAWPTWAAYHDFRWIGLDPTLYPLEGAGDLLPEDRWKVLVKHTAAVLAGTPLLSGTLPCGPVGSELSLGGARDGGEVFEGELDELRLTALPNLRVAAADWSAAATDGTVERWTWDDATGWPLLGREAGSAFDMAEALGRAEMPLSGLFMVAGHIYSYQEFLSPPGHTFAGVAQMRDDLTPLGGGFAEVHEGWRAVIPLSFLPATRLVAGVGAGDTAIAVEDASVLPLTGYVKIGDEILAYEEIAAWGTPPQGELRLGGGYRRGCYNTAAAGHAAGDIVRHVPVRHLDRYQVGTAWGNHTGYTGAELGGDMCMYSFSVDRPGRLRTVRWRFKEPLEEGQQVAVVVKIDDTEPWNTNPDASAADNIWGRICNEGDQEDVLSLSNGAGERPVVNTRVEVRFYFDLSETEPYSTTYEAGAPVPGGGWSEMVELDEVRIEMVPEPMTF
- a CDS encoding LamG domain-containing protein; the encoded protein is MGRIRHQSRPRSGITLIELLVVMAIAAVVAGMLVASFSAVGRRTSREGAAQDIQSLLRRAQISAVDSGRGALVRIDPVERSIYGLSTSIEGAWHFEHIDGTITPGAKGYDGEVNGGVTQGHGGAVGLSLAFDGDDYIDCGNPPVFNQTDGVRIETWVWPDAPTVATGELLGVMGKSSVNPDAAGYAMGLVCTGTSPERYAPCGGFFLDDDPANTAIMLRAHEDFEIAGQEWSHVAIEFDGYEARLFVNGVLADLDSSRQPEDDNPVADPNPPNPPQNTDVTFVAPQRIRAARGANLTIGAALFPPMGTTVYMQGRIDQPKILSVAGGERTRMPEGVPIFSSHGAIHFDGQGRLDIAYHGGDVFIAVGDPYQMAELAGDVAVDALTLPLQGRNPMPPDGGIVLIRSEDAGEVYYELIRYDSAAGANLNLIQFNDRRAAYGTLADAHDAGDPVWFARVVRVTPAGVVGRVVWP
- a CDS encoding type II secretion system protein, encoding MHVERNVAGRAAFTLVELLVVITIIAVLAGLLTPAIIAAMNRSGVTVTVARIRQCELAATAFFNDYGQYPPMHWDELAELFDYNDIDGHLDGLDTGTEPSTINEGIEVFVACLASRTGGPYLQPEGDWLRNVDVPDDLNAAPDDRENDTLQNDVAQATNWYFGGRQIFEIVDYWGNPLVYVHNRYYADYDGWDEENDVWYAPATGTEALPYADVDGVLQPCYARSYYGTTTDNHPNLNTFQLFSWGLEGMAGCDEDGGLPVPTEPGWLPGWWKKSGKLTNWEE